One stretch of Juglans microcarpa x Juglans regia isolate MS1-56 chromosome 3D, Jm3101_v1.0, whole genome shotgun sequence DNA includes these proteins:
- the LOC121256626 gene encoding myrcene synthase, chloroplastic-like, whose amino-acid sequence MTYSMCLTVLDSVRNCKPSILLPSKTLVSDLRKENSSHDVTIVRRSANYHPTIWHYDYIQSLSSEYVGETFTKKVDKLKGEVTMMFHKVVVDPLEQLKLIDVLQRLGVSYHFEHEIRSILENIYNTHHSGDHVCKKQSLYATALEFRLLRQHGYKVPQETFKSFTNENGDFEECLCNNTEEVLALYEASFLLIEGESILEEARHFATKHLKDNVEKSKDQNLRTMVNHALELPLHWKMIRLEARWFIDVYSIREDLNPSLLEFARLDFNMVQAIHQEDLKAVSRWWKSTGLGELSFARDRVVESFLWTVGASFEPQFGYKRRMVTRLYALITTIDDVYDVYGTLDELELFTDVVERWDINAMEQLPHYMQICFLTLYNSTNEIAFNILKEKGFNSVRYLKRVWADLCRYYLLEAKWYYKRYTPSLLEYFGNAWITIGGPNILVHSYFLVTNPITKEALDLLEEYPDIIRWLALIVRLADDLGTSTDEIERGDNPKSIQCYMNDTGASEKDAREFIRSLISATWKKVNEERGASSSFSETFIEIGMNSARVSQCMYQHGDGHGIEDRETKDRVLALLVHPIPIPED is encoded by the exons ATGACCTACTCAATGTGTCTAACAGTTCTTGATTCAGTCCGAAATTGCAAACCCTCTATACTGCTCCCATCTAAAACACTTGTCTCAGatctaagaaaagaaaactcaagTCATGATGTTACTATTGTTCGACGATCAGCAAATTATCATCCTACCATCTGGCATTATGATTACATCCAATCATTAAGTAGTGAATATGTG GGGGAGACATTCACCAAAAAAGTTGATAAGTTGAAGGGAGAAGTTACAATGATGTTTCACAAAGTAGTCGTGGATCCATTAGAGCAACTCAAACTGATTGATGTCTTGCAAAGACTTGGAGTATCTTACCACTTTGAGCATGAAATAAGGAGCATattggaaaatatatacaatactCATCATAGTGGTGATCATGTGTGCAAGAAGCAGAGTTTATATGCCACGGCTCTTGAATTTAGACTGCTAAGACAACACGGATATAAAGTACCACAAG AGACTTTCAAGAGTTTCACCAATGAAAATGGAGATTTCGAAGAATGTCTTTGTAATAATACTGAAGAAGTGTTGGCGTTGTACGAAGCCTCCTTCCTCTTGATAGAAGGTGAAAGCATCTTGGAGGAAGCAAGACATTTTGCAACCAAACATCTCAAAGACAATGTAGAGAAAAGCAAAGATCAAAATCTTCGTACAATGGTGAACCACGCTCTAGAGCTTCCATTGCATTGGAAAATGATAAGGTTGGAAGCAAGGTGGTTCATTGATGTATATAGTATTAGAGAAGATTTGAATCCTAGCTTGCTTGAGTTTGCAAGATTGGATTTCAACATGGTACAAGCAATCCACCAAGAAGATCTAAAAGCAGTATCGAG GTGGTGGAAGAGCACTGGCCTTGGAGAATTGAGCTTTGCGAGGGATAGGGTGGTGGAGAGTTTCTTATGGACAGTGGGAGCATCATTTGAACCTCAATTTGGGTATAAGAGGAGAATGGTAACAAGGCTCTATGCATTGATTACAACAATAGATGATGTGTATGATGTATATGGCACTTTGGATGAACTTGAGCTCTTCACAGATGTTGTTGAAAG ATGGGATATCAATGCAATGGAACAACTTCCTCATTATATGCAGATTTGTTTCCTTACCCTCTACAACTCGACTAACGAAATAGCTTTTAACATTCTCAAGGAAAAAGGATTCAACAGTGTTCGATACCTTAAAAGGGTG TGGGCGGATTTATGTAGATATTATTTGTTGGAGGCAAAGTGGTACTACAAAAGATATACACCAAGCCTTCTAGAATACTTTGGAAATGCATGGATTACAATAGGTGGACCAAATATACTGGTGCattcttattttcttgtgaCCAACCCTATAACAAAGGAAGCCTTGGATTTATTGGAAGAGTATCCAGATATAATTCGTTGGCTAGCATTGATTGTGCGACTCGCAGATGATCTCGGAACATCTACG GATGAGATAGAGAGGGGTGATAATCCTAAATCAATACAATGTTACATGAATGATACTGGTGCTAGTGAGAAAGATGCTCGTGAGTTCATAAGATCTTTGATTAGTGCAACATGGAAAAAGGTTAATGAAGAACGTGGTGCAAGTTCCTCCTTCAGTGAAACTTTTATTGAAATCGGAATGAACAGTGCAAGAGTGTCCCAATGCATGTACCAGCATGGAGATGGGCATGGAATTGAAGACCGTGAAACCAAGGACCGTGTTTTAGCTTTGCTTGTCCATCCCATACCCATACCTGAAGACTAA